The DNA region tgttatatcacGATACATATTAAAGTCAAAGTTACATGTATTACGTCAGTATGATTctagaatttaatattaatgaaatctaAAGACAgacttataatattaaataataatatattctcagtcagattaaaaaaatatattaatgcaaGTATATATGATGTTGGATTTTTTACTGGTCAAATGGAAGCATAATGACCGAATGCAGAATTAACCTTCAATGCAGTCTAGGTACAAGTACCTACAGCACAAGCTATTGACCTTGCACTCAAGTATTTATCCCTTCTCGATTGCCAATTTTTGCACGGTTATTAATAACATAGGTCATTGtagtttcaaaaaaataatatattatacaatttttagatTCAATGTTCAGGGtgaataattatgtttatttttggttGTAAATAACATGGTTGATTTATCGACAAGTCAACTACTAAGACTTTCAaagttcaatttaataataaaaataacggtttttaattaatttcatacttTTGGTTCCTCTGAGTTGCTAGTAGGTACCTATTTcgaatatacatatattgaacAGTCGTTATTCAAAATACGTGAAACAATACGATTGTTTCACCTAAACAAAAttttcgtataaaaataaaatttgtttatttaaatgaaattcagcgattataattttttatttggtttttaattcgattttacaattgtaatttttataagtaatagtTTCGGTTTATGCTGTGTAATGCAGAATCGAGACTTAACTCGAACTATGACTCCGGATgtcaaaaaaacatttgtggCGTAAGGAAGTCAAACTTCTCGCAAACCTTAAGCTACTACTACCCTTAGCCCGATTCGAATCAGCTTGCAGGTTCGTTACACGTGTGCATGAGTACCTATTATCCCACCAAACCATGGcagcaatatataaatacctaACTAGTATTATACGTCTATGCTAACTATATTAGCAAACTTATAATCATGGTTAATCTACTTTGTACATATAAACCCAGTTCTATACGTTGCaacataattacatatatctCGATACTggtaatacaaatttatggTCTTGgtaaatatattagtatattctGAAGTTCTTCGATACtagtattaacataataaaagatAACTAGATATTGATTAGGTATATTTATACTTGAACTTTTCCGGAAATCAGACCGAACAGCCTTCGAAAAACATGTAGAGCACGTACGCTTACATAGGTAATCGATTTCTTGGATAACACAATTTGTTATGTAGTCTATTTAAGCAATGTATAAAATGCGTAGATTATACTTTTTAGTCTAGATCCCTCATAAAGCGCGCAttagtttcaaataaaaaacctccgccttaacaataatattgtattatgaaaattatttcatattacatcatttattaaaatcagctCATTAATGATGTCACAATGAAAAAGCTCGCGCGTTTTAAGTCCTCGATTTGAAAACttgtagaaatataaatttagacattcctttttttaattgacttCAAAGTGTAGTTACCAATAATAACGTGTTTAACAAAaggaatataaattatatataaaaatgttttaagaaaaagtaGTCTCTGTTCAATCTAGTAAAGATGACAGAAACATTGCGATTTGCTTCGATATATCAATTCGCTTACTTATAAGATGTATTTTTGGAACGTCATAATTGTCTTACcattaataagaaaacaaGTCTTCAATATTTCAGGATAGTTTGCTTCATATATTTGCAGCAATGTGAAAACCATTTCAGCAGCTGGTTTCCACGCGTATTGTCTGATGTTAAAGCCATCCAAATCAAATACTACTGTCACCTGTGATAAGTAAAATTTACCTTTAGTCCGATAATGTCCGTAAAGAATTAAAGGACACAGTTTTTCAAAGGAAACAAGGGACGATATGACGTACTAAGTACATGACGTGTCACCTGACAGTTTCACAACGATGATAGATGTTCCGAGACACGATTCATAACTTACgtataaaaacgtttttttctCTCTGcttgttgtaatattttcgtttagttcgtttattaattgaattttcctTTATAACTCTAGCTTATAAGGACTTTGTACTGTCGTGTAGCCTTCACCAAGGTTAAACATGTCTTGGTGTTTTCTGtagatttgatttgatttataatatactgagcaataataataaaaaaaactgtttgaaATGAATTCTTAGCTATGGAGAGACCGCCCTACCTAAATCTTTACCTGGTTTAatcgtttttgttttgtttctattcaagttaataatatttaatactagAACACGACATCTGAGGGGCGAAGGCCACCAAATTCGTCCAGTTTTATTTACTCTTCGCTACTGTTTGAGATATTGTACCTAAATCTTATAGTAGTTTTTCACCTGCGCTTACaaataccggcaaacatcttgaacaaatgtccttgctagcgcagaagcgatttttaggtctCACTGGGATGGGGGGCGGCGGGAGAGTGTCAATTTGATGTTTGTGTGTgcacgatgcgcaaactttcccacactcccttgtttaatgctcaagaagtttgccggtatctgtactttatttaaatgtacttttctttaaaaggTTGCCATAAATAAACTAACCTAGCGATTTTTTTCCAATCGGAGATTCTTGTTATttgtaaagtaatttaaatgaataaattactttttatgagTGTTTTACGTTTTTATGTACTAACTTTAGAGGCTATCAATATTACCCGTTATGTATATTTAGGCTTCTAAGCACGTGAACTTAATgttgtaaatgtatgtaggCTTGGACATATATTTCTCGGaaactaaaaatcatattaaggtGATTGTATGAAACcagtaaagttatttttttttcataattactGTTTGATGTGTTTTTCAACAATAAAGTATACCTTTAAGGCCGCTGGTCCATGAGTCGATGCCTGTTTTCTGCCAAGCTCTAAATAGTTCTCCAAATGCCGTAAAATCATTCTCATGAGGTCAGTCCTGCTGACTGAGTGCAAGAGGCCCCAGACATCCAAACCAACAAAAGGTACGATAATTActgaaaaatacattatttattgtatatattaagtttttatttaaaacttatcaaAAGAAAGAGTAGTAACGCAAAAGCAACAACTTTAAATAATCTTCGAACCCAACATCATAAAAGCCCAGTCCCACTTGGCTGGCGTGTTCTATAAGTGTTctaaatatgataaataaatattgtgttaGATACTTTTCATCGCCGACAAAAAAATTGATGATGTAGATCTGAACAGTTCGTAGATTGTAGCTAAGAATCTATTGGGCAGCTATCTATCAAAAGAAACCGCATCATAATCGGTTCACTGGTTTACAGAAACAGACACTTCAAACACATAGCATCTTTTAATGTCAAgatttaagatattaaaatgaaataaacatataagaGTTTATTAAGActaatgtataaattacaatGACATAATTCGAATATTTAGCCAAGGCTTTCAAGAAAACCAAAGTTTTAGGCATGCTAAATCATTACGCAAGAAATGTCAgtcaataattttacattttaaaagttgtttatgtaggttacgtaaataattaagGAATAATCACAAGGTTGTGAACAAGAAATTTCACGGCCTCCAAAGGTATTTGACCGCATCACTGGAAAATGTTATCCAGATAAATCTATCCCGTTGCCTGattacttatgtaacctgcttttttatatgtatgtttttgtataaggtaaTGAAGTTTGAATGAAAGTATTCGTTTCATTAACATAAcgtgatttttatattgtaacgtaaaaatgtgtgtgttcTACTTccttaataaaatacgttACTTTATTGCGGGGTTTATTAGATTATAGTTGATGTTCTTTTAATTCTAAACAtaggatttattattattttatgattagcTAAGGTAACCTAGCCGCCTAGATattgcagtgttggcctataCTATAGGCTACAGCGCTCGCATGTGTGCTATGTGTACATTTAACACTCGTATGGTGAAGGAATACATCGTGAGaaatgccttagacccaaaaagtctaccgcgcgcgtcaggcacagaaggctagtTACCTAcatctttttagaaataacaaatgaacacaaaacggatacagaaatctgggaCTCAGACCTTCAAGGTTAGGCgcctttgatttttttataagtttttatcatTACACTATTCTAGgtaggtaattttttatttatttctaaacttTACCGTCTCGACACtgactaaaaaaatatgtataatagtTACTAGACACTGTCAATACATAATGTTAATGTCTCGGCTGTCAGCTATGTCaagctaaataaaatatctaaatcgTAAATAAAGCTTTGCAAATTGAGAAAggctttttatgttttttaattattacgagAAAAAAAGGTTGGAGGCTTACTAGGAGAGCCTTCCTTATCAAATCCCGTAGTACCGCTTGGAAAATGTTTTTCCAAAACCTCCGGGGCCTGCCATGTTTGTAGAGTTGTGTCTATGCCCCACTTTTCCCGCCATATCAAGGACtgaaaaagaatattattcacaaaacatttaaatggTACAATACAGCAATTATTgcaagttttataaatttaatgtatagcattatagattttttatctattgttttttataagcCAGCATTAAatcatcataaaaataaatatataaggaaCTGGAATAACGagcaaaacataaaatattacaaaaaaaattactaaattaaaacattgttaaatCAAATTGATACTAACATCTCTAAGCATTTTTTCCGCTGCTTCCGGGTCCCATTGTCTtgctgcaatgaacaataccatTATTTAACACCACTTCGTTTTgcactgaaatatttcaagCAAAAAAGTGGACAAAGATgtcttataaaaatcatttttaaagacaaaGGACGGaggaaataaattgaaatttcgtgtatagtatatacatattatatagaatagCTTAATGAAGTGCTTTATATTAATTGCTTTACAAAACCGTCACCTacctatgtaaaatatattttaatatgtactcTAGCTAACTAAAtgggcataaagttaaaactattgccattatataaaataaaaaaggtaaaaccataatattaaaaaaaacaaaatggtaAGGGAATcacgaaattattattttttaaatatcaaacacTACCCATGTTGATGTATAATTTAGAGTTACTGTATAATGTTGGTAAAAATCCGGATCTTGTGTCATTGATTTATATTCAACTTCTGAGTTACGTTTCATAGCATATAATATAAccgaaatataaaatgtatatatgtatataacaaagatcatcaaaatattaacaaggCTAACGGTTTGGACATGCGAacacaataaatttatgtttattcactatgtattagattgataaagtTATATCTAAATCAATTACCCaaacaattaactaataatattttaatcaggACTTTTGTatcttatatgtatatactaaACAAGCTTATGTAAAATGCTACAAAAGCCATAGAAATGAGAATAAATTAGAATTCTAAACTCCATCAGGGCATCTGCGCCTACAGTATGATGCCGTCATACCCTCCAACTGCTGTGTATATAAACAAGATCTTGATATCAGCTGGGGCCGTCGGGGTGAGTGGTTAGACTGGTTGTTCAGAACATTTTCCTTCCTCCACAGGAAGGGTCTATATATGTGTTGtgtttcatatatatgtttataaatctatagCTACTAGAGAACATAGCCTactttttatatcaatttatatccatacctatttaattatatatatatcacaatatataattatttacgttaATGGTTTATGACACAAACTCTGCTAATACTCATTCACCCTTAGCATAAGATAAGATATATCAGAAACAGAAATAAACAAACCATTCACTAATAAATGATCGCAAGAAAtcgtgatttttttctttgctgTGATTTTAAGACGCCACgacattaagtttttattaatgtttaaaatatttaaattacttatatagGAAAAACACGAATTGAATACTCAGGATTTATAAACTATTAGAGTCGACATATAGTTGAAGTTCATGTATTGACATGTGTAACGTTCTTGTGGTTCGTCTTCTAGTAACGTTTCtcttaaattaactttaactttCTCTATTCTGACGAATAAGAGCCGTTCTGTTGCTCAGTTGGACTCGCATATGGTGCTTCAATAATGTGTAGAATTCCAGGGTTTTATAAAGGTATAGATAATGTAAGCCCTATGCTTATGTATACGGAGGGGTCCCTGCTAAGATTATAGACATTACTATAGACTAATGTGAGTCAAACTTGTATTTAGTTTCAAAAGCTGTCCAGTCATTCATCATGTTATTCATAAGGCTTGTAAATGTAAGTAAAGTCAAGATTGCTATcattactgtaaaaatatggGTTCAATAGGCACTTTTACTTCCGCGATACAGTATAGTGCATAGATATGACgagatttcataaaaaatatgaataatgcttactttctatttttgtgGCATTTTACAACATTTCAAAAGTGAAAAAGTAATTACTTACCTCTCAGCCACCTTATCAGAAACTGGTCATTATGTTCTGGTTTCAACACATCTTTGACGCTTCTGCGGAACtgcaaaagacaataataataaaacatttagaaaTACAAAAACTCAAGAGATGTTTGAGAGACATTGATACTATAATGATAAGTTGATTCCTTTAAGGCAATGTTTTTAAGTACTTTTGCCAGAATAAGGACATCTATTATACAGAAAAAGAAtagtaatttacaaataatttattccacTTGCGCTTTCATAAACAATGTATGGTCTGTCGGATAAGACACGCAGTCGCACTGTGATCGTTTCATAGTAACCATAGCCACTAAAATATTGACAAATCAAACGTCAAATTgcttaagtttattttgggGATAGtatctttataatttagatctcatttatttttaaacatggcTGATGGCGATAACGTATCAACATTTAGCGCTGATGGTGGCCAAGATACAGTTGGTTTACCCAGAATAGTAATGGTAACTGAGGGTGATGACACTTCAGCCTCATCTGCCTCGTCTACCTCATCATCCGAAGACAACTGGGGGGATTTGATAAAGTCTTCTGAAATCCCTCCAGAATACTGGCACATACAAAAACTAGTCAAGTATATGAAAGCCGGTAACCAAACAGCTACTATGGTGGCACTTTCCTGCTTAAAAGACCACGATTTAACAGTAGAAGTGAATCAAAGAGCGATACAAGAAATTGGTGGATTAGAGCTTCTAGTCAATTTGCTTGAAACACGAGACTTATGCTGTATAGTGGGCGGGCTAGCTGTTTTGAAAGATATAACGCCGAATAtggaaattagaaaaaaagttACGGATCTTGGCGCGATACCGTTACTGGTTGGGTTATTATCAGATCCCGCAAGAGATGTGCAGATATTAGCTGCTGAGACTATTGCAAATCTAGGAAAAATTCGTAAAAGTAGAAAATTTTGCCGAAAATTCGGAGGACTGCCCAAACTAATAGACTTGCTGGATATTAAAGAGAAGTAAGTAGCTATCAATATACgtctttttgtattatatttttcaaccTAGCCATGTTATGTTCCAGATGTCTAATAGCACCACGAGAGGAACTAACCCAAGACGAGTTACAGTTTCTTGACATCGCAAGAGCTGGTGCAAAAGCTCTTTGGTCTATGTCATCGTCACAAAGAAATAGAGAAGCGATGAGAAAGTACGGTATGATACCATTGATAGCAAGAATGTTGAAAACAATTCATCTTGATGTAGCTATTCCAGCCGTTGGGTTATTACAAATGTGCGCAAATGAAACGTCCTTCCAACTTGCCATTCAGACCGAAAAGATGGTGGAAGatctaattaaacatttagcTAATGAGGATAAAGATTTAAAGgtcagtaataaatattttatcataatcaaaaaagaatattaacaTAGACTATTTTTTCATTACTTGTGTTATGCTAAAAGTATTTAGTAAGTGGTttcgtatttaatttatctggCTTTTTAAGACATACTGCAGTTTAGCAATCTTCAAATGTGCAAACGATCCTATTACAAGAGATATGATACGTGAAGCAGGAGCTTTAGAATTCTTAGTAGAGGCCGCTCAAGATAGCACAAACAGACCCAATAAGCCTCTACTGGCAGCTGTGACGGGTGCCTTATGGAAATGTGCTAACAGTGATGCAAGCGTAAGGAAATTGGACACGCTTGGCGCAGTTCCGATACTTGTTAGATTACTCGACGACGAAAACGATGGAGTTCTTACAAATGTCGCTGGAGCACTTGCTGAGTGCGCTAAATACCCACCGAACCGTAATAAGATTCGATCATCCGGTGGAATTCCTATGTTAAGTATGAatccttaatattatataaaacatttaattacttactagTAGCTATATTAAGCCTTTTTTGTGCAGTACACCATCTGAATAATACCTACAAGCCCCTGTTAGAGAATGTACCTTTGGTGTTAATGGAATGTGCAAAGGAGCAGAATTGTATGTATGAGATCGATAACCTTGATGGCGTAAGGCTAGTTTGGTCACTCCTAAAGAATGATTCCAAGAAAGTTCAGACAAACGCTGCGTTAGCGTTAAGCCCTTGCGTTCAAAATGCAGCAGATTCTGGTGAAATGGTTCGATCCTTTGTTGGGGCTTTAGAACTGACGGTTGATTTATTAGACTCAGATGATCATAACGTTCTGTCAGCAGTATGTGCCGCTATTGCAACAATTGCAAAAGACAATGAAAACTTGGCGGTAATTTCTGACCACGGTGTGGTTGGGAAACTGTCTAAATTAGGTACGGTTGAAATCTTTCTTGTAATCGTCACGGTATGCAATTAGACGTAGATAAACTTAATGCAGTAGTCACTGTAGCTCTAAATACGCTTGGTATGtagataaaaatttatatataaattataatgcaaTCGTACAATTATGATATCGAAAATACagtatctatactaatataatatacaaataggAAAcgtttgtgtttttgtatgtatgtttgtaaactactggaccgatttcagTAGACCATTAGAAAGCTGCAGCTTTACTGACTGACATAAGCTGtattcatttacaaaaaattgtgaaaaaaaCATCCATAAAATCTGTCATCGCGTGCGCTGtggaaacaattttaattttatttgacataaaatgttgtacagtattatagaacgtaataataaatcaatatctataaaaataatgctttGCTCATGGGCCAATTGTATGTTAGCCTATCCCGAGTCGGAACTCCAAAACATGTAATTATTTCCTgccacaaaacaaaactacgtGAAACGTTGTGTATGGGAAAGTTGTAAGACACTGAagttcaataatattatagaagaaaTAATCAACCTCAAAATTCCTGGGCAGATTAGAAATTTTCTAATGTCGGACATTCTACATAAATGATGTTAcgcaataaaaaatgtattagatatgTATTCGTTGTATAGTAAAATTTGAAAGGAAGgaagtaataaaaaacctaagaaaactaagtaaaataaaacttttataataacacaaaCATAGCTTTAGTCAGACTTTCTACTATCACGAAGCGAGTGAAACCGTTGGGCATTGCTAGTTTCAAATAAGTATTTCTTTTACATTTCTCTagatattatgatttatttatttattatcagcCTATGTATTTATGTGTACCTATTcacattatacaattaaaaatgactTTCATACAATTTCCAGAAATTctttagttatatattaatattttctaagtaCGTCGATATTGATAGTTAAGtacattataatgaataacaCAAATATCTTAGTTCTAGTAAACATTGAGttgatttgattataatttactaaaagaTTGTTAATTCAATACAATCGTGATTGAATACTTAAGCCTTCATAACCATGTAATTAACGACAAAAAGGATCTACATAAAATGATGACGTACATTAATAGTTTTTACGTGGCAgtttataacttattttgGTTGATATTTCAACGATAAAAATACGGTGCCGTACACTTATTTTCGACCTTGATTTCCATATTATTTTCCTTGTATATTCTGTTAAATGTAGATTACATTGAATTTATGAACAGTACTGCACGTTGAATTTATGAACAGAAACTATCACAAAGTTATTGGAGAATAAAAAATTTCTcttaataaaaccttttattttCAAGTGAGTACTACAGATGACCACCTTCGCGCCAATTTAGGTGTTGCCATCGCGTACTGCTGCGATTGGGCACAGAACCGGCAAGAATTTGGCAAACGGGGTGCCATTACACCACTTGTCAACTACATGACCTCAAGAGACTCAAATGTCCATAGAGCTACTGCTTTAGCTCTCTATCATCTATCGTTCTATTCTGTCAACTGTGTCACTATGCATGCGGTAAGAAGAAGTATTTGAaacattaaatgttataaaaatagtaatcaggctaaagtatataaaattttcttacaaAGATTTGAGTCAATGAACCATTAATctacattatgtaaataaatttgagaaaactgtccataattaaacatttttctaGTTTAACCACAAATTACATCGAAACTGGTTAAGCGATAAGTGACAGAGACGAATCATGAGTATTTTGATGAATTAAGCAGTGACTTCTAGGAAATATCTCTAATAATTCTCTAAACTGCTAttgtattaactaaaataaataggtttttaaTCGAATCACTTTATGCAgacgtttattttttattattttagtgacattgccaatatataataaatacgagTATCTTACGGCCTTAGCCCATACAGTACCGAATAGTATGTTTTTCagctttaaattatatttcttaaactaAATagagaaaatgttttattgataattatagTTTACGTTCTCAGACTTCATATAAATGTGAATATTTATTGTCCTTTTTGCAGGCTGGTGTTGTACAATTTCTGTTGGAAACAATAGGCTCCAAGGATCCGATCTTGCAAGAAGCCTCTGCTGGTTGCCTTTGTAATATTCGAAAGTTGGCACTCGCCACAGAAAAAGTCAAGCTTAAACAATAGTTGCTTTGTAAATCTGATAAGCATTTGGATTTACAATACCTAcggattaaaatataatttaatgatattcATCGTTTACTCGATAGAGTTTAATCGGTTAGAGGTATTTTAATGGAAGTCGAAATTATTCACAAGCATAGGCAAGCAATTCTCAATTCGATTCTCCAGAATACACTGACAACAATGTTTCAGTGAAACACTCTTTATCACATAAAGGAAGGCAGTATCTAAGTTCATGcgctaatataattattaaccgACATGATAACCCTTTCGGACATCATATTGCGTTCTTATTTAGTATTTCaatgattaatataattttcttaaacataCTACAAATAGTATGATGTAACTTAATGTAATACAACGATGTACTTATctatcattataaaaattcaattaccTTCACGAATTGCTTTGTATAttacaatagatttaaaaaaaaactcacgtTCTTGGGAACCGAACAGATTTGAACGAGTTATACATAACTTTACTTGGTTCTGTTCagaaggaataaataaaatacatgatCTGtccaaaaaaaatctgttattgttgttatatttgattataaatttaaaatatttcatcacaGCTCaagttaagttttaatataaattttataatttagactGTTAGGAATCTACATATTAGTGGTTTTTCCTACTACATATTTAAGACTACATAAACCATATAATGTGATTTTGTACAGAGTCCCCTTGACTAaatgtaacaatataaaaatccctttcataaaaactaagtCAGTGTCATTGCAGTCTTTTAGCTAAACTACAGTAGAAGAAATAGGAGTCAACaactttattttagaattGCTTTCGATTATGAACacatgttataaaattttatttacattgatGAGAAGAGTTCCATGATTTATTGTACCACAAAGACAATTAAGACAGAAAGAatcaatgattttaaataaaatctgtttttttttgtttttattctttcATCTGTTATTACTGTCATGTATTCCGTACTTCCGTTGTATGCACAGCTTTCGGCCTCATGTCCACTTTGCGCAAGCGTTGCGCAAACACCTTGACCTTGCCTACGGTAATTTTGCAACGCTATGTTTACTTCGCTTATCCTCGTTATGATTACAGTGCAATATTTAACAGCAGATATTATCATCTGTAATTCGGATCTTTTAAGTGTGATGATGGGAATATGTAGTTTATGCGGATATTTCTACTTATATAAACTGCCAGCGAActtcattttaccttaatatgattttctAACCTCTGTCACCATAAAAACCTCCTTCAAAGTTCAAggaatgaatttataaaaacactatATTCGAAAAGTTCTAGTCGTCATTGAGTTTTACGCTTAGGAAGATACTtggcaattaatttttatttatatattaattaattattcaatttccCAAATTAAATTGGTGGAATAATATGCATGACATTTGACTAGTCCGCAGTGTTCGTGAATTTGTAGAGATAGTAGCTTGGATGGTATTTTACAAGTTTTTAGTTGGaattattctaatataacCTACCGACCTACGAATATAGTACCtaccaaatatataaacatttttaggaTGAGTTtttgaatgttaaattatttataatgtccATCGAAAATTATTAAGACAATATTTCGATAACTGTCAGATGCGTATAATACATATACGTATAATGAAACAAGTATgttaatcaatggcgctacaaccttttaggtctgggcctcagatttctgtatttgtttcatgatcgtttgtgaattgaatacgcaagtaggtgatcagccttctgtgtctgacacacatcgtagactttttgggtctaaggcaagcccttttcctcacgatgttttcctttgccgttcgagctaatgttaaatgcgcacat from Pieris brassicae chromosome 2, ilPieBrab1.1, whole genome shotgun sequence includes:
- the LOC123719956 gene encoding armadillo repeat-containing protein gudu; protein product: MADGDNVSTFSADGGQDTVGLPRIVMVTEGDDTSASSASSTSSSEDNWGDLIKSSEIPPEYWHIQKLVKYMKAGNQTATMVALSCLKDHDLTVEVNQRAIQEIGGLELLVNLLETRDLCCIVGGLAVLKDITPNMEIRKKVTDLGAIPLLVGLLSDPARDVQILAAETIANLGKIRKSRKFCRKFGGLPKLIDLLDIKEKCLIAPREELTQDELQFLDIARAGAKALWSMSSSQRNREAMRKYGMIPLIARMLKTIHLDVAIPAVGLLQMCANETSFQLAIQTEKMVEDLIKHLANEDKDLKTYCSLAIFKCANDPITRDMIREAGALEFLVEAAQDSTNRPNKPLLAAVTGALWKCANSDASVRKLDTLGAVPILVRLLDDENDGVLTNVAGALAECAKYPPNRNKIRSSGGIPMLIHHLNNTYKPLLENVPLVLMECAKEQNCMYEIDNLDGVRLVWSLLKNDSKKVQTNAALALSPCVQNAADSGEMVRSFVGALELTVDLLDSDDHNVLSAVCAAIATIAKDNENLAVISDHGVVGKLSKLVSTTDDHLRANLGVAIAYCCDWAQNRQEFGKRGAITPLVNYMTSRDSNVHRATALALYHLSFYSVNCVTMHAAGVVQFLLETIGSKDPILQEASAGCLCNIRKLALATEKVKLKQ